In Alligator mississippiensis isolate rAllMis1 chromosome 9, rAllMis1, whole genome shotgun sequence, the genomic stretch CATTCTTTGtggttgtggtggggagggattACTTTCCTTTCAAGCATCAAGCACTGGGCCTGGCCAAGCACGGGGCCCAGGACTTGCTGGGCAGCTGGGCCCAGTCTGGAAAGGCAAAGTTCCTGCTTCGGCTTATGGAGGTAACGAGAGAGCAGGACCTGAGGCTATATTTGTTCTGAGAGGTGCTCCCTGGAGCCAGGACAGCACCGTCAGTGAAGGTCTCGGCAGGATCAGGATGAACCAGACAGGAACTGTAAGTTTGCAGGCCAGCTCCTTCAACCTGCCTCTCAGCCAGAGCTAGAGGGGCGAGGGGACTGGGCCCAGCGCCGGCTGCTACATCATGCTCTCCTGGTGGGTGAGGGGCCTCCCTACTACCTCTCGCCCTCTCTAATGCTTTCATGGCTTTAGCCCTCTCCCAGTTCTATATAAAGTGAATCAGGCCCTGTAAATAGCAGGGTCTTGTGACGCAGCCTCTGGGCTGTGGGGATATTTTTAGTGCTGAGACACTGAGGATTTGGAGATTGGCTGGAATAATGTTCGCTCCGAATCGGTGTCACAGATGAGGGTCACAGggtgccacctcctccccccggCACAGTCCCGCTCTCCCCCTGCTTGTCTTCTCCCATTCCCTGTCTGCCAAAGCCACcgattccctccctccctcctcatgCACTTCCTCTCCCTGGGATTgggtttattttttgcttttgctgCGGTATAAGGCCAGAGCTGAAGCCCGAGAGGGCGAATTCATACAGGAGCATTAAGCAGCTTCCAGGCATCCAGTTTGTGGCCAGCTTAGTCCTGTAGGGTCATTCCCAGGGCTCTGTTGCTAGGAGGGACTGAGACTACAATAGTTGTGAGTACTCCCACGGACAGTGCCCCAGTGCCCCTGGCCTGTTCCCCTCTGTAAGCTCAGCTTTACACCCAGAGCTTTGTGGTTTTCTCCAGCAACAGTGGAACTGAGGTCCGCATGtccccctgcagtggtgggggcctTGGAGCAAAGCTGGGGACAAAGATCCAGCTACAGAGTGGACAGAGAAAGCTGGGTTCCTTGAAGTCATTCCATAGAAAACCAGCCTGTACCCTGGCAAGCAGACTTTCCATCCCCTCCATGTAAGCTGTCAGCCTCTTCAGTGATCCCCTATTGCAGTGCCATTCTTCAAAGCCTTCTCTGTCTTTTTAATCTCTTGGGAAGTTTTCAAGAGATTTAAAGAGATATCAGCTGAAGAAATAATGCCCTCCCCCTTTCTGTCTTGGCCCTGCGCCTCTTTTAAGccctctcttcttcccctccacaCCCATTCATGCTGTCTGCTACACAGAGAGGGGGTTGTACTCAAACCAAGCAAGACAAGGAAAAACAACAAATGTGTCTCCTCCCAATGCAAGCACAACCAGAAAATCCTCCATGGCTTAGCTCTCTGGTCAGGGTGCTGATTAGAAGATCTCACTGTTGCGAAGAACCCATTCAACCGCCACACCCCTAGGGCTAATTTCATCCCTAGTCTCGGGGATTTGACCACAGTTAGTGCTCTTGTCATATCCCCCCCTGGGAGTGGACATGAGTGGAATGGCTGTGAGCTCTATACAGCCAGCCCTCCTATAACTGTGCCTCCTGCAGGGAGGAGGTGGAAGCTCCTTTCACCCCTGAGCTTTCTGCTATTAGTCTCTGTAGTAGCTCCTACAGAAAGACCTGATGCTTCAGCCTGCTGCACAGGCAACACTTCTTCCCTGGTCCTTTTGGgagcccctgctgaaccagaatGGGACTGGGGCTTCCCTACAGCCAAATGCATCCCCTCCTGCTCCTCATGTTGCCTCCTAGgactggcaggggctgccagtgGGGAATTACAAGGAAATCCCCATTTGTTTCCTTCCCACGGGGCTGGCAGGCCCCTTTCCACCCCACAGAGACATTCAGGCCCAGTTCCTCTGTCAGCTTTGGTGCCTGAGAAGCAGCAAGAGCCGGAAGGATttgaagccagcagggagcctggtgtTATTTCATGCTCTTGCAAGCCTGCCAGGGAAGCGTGTTGGGGGGTCAGAGATCTGGGAATGGCAGCGTGAATGTGCATGAGCCTCTTAAGTGGCTGCTGAAAGAGACCACCAGCAGGTATTGAAGAACACGACTGAATTCCCTGCAGCGCACAGGGGCTGCATTGTGCACAAATGTGTCACTCGGTGGGAACATGCCATCCCAATGAGGCAATCCCCGCGATTGATGGGGAAAAAGAATGTGACCAGTCACATGGAGTAAGGCAGAGAGGGAGCGTTTCTCTCTTTTATTTCCTCAATGGCACTTGTTCAGTGGTGGGGACATGAGTTGAGATGTTTGCCTGCTACAATGCCTGAGATGCAGGAACGGAGCCCCAGGGAacgggaaggagggagggaggggagacaggGAGTGGGAAGGAGGCTCCATCTCTGGGTCTCACAGCGGTCACGGGTCCATCAGGCCCAGTCACCCAGCTGCATATGTTGCTTAAGGCCTGCAGTGGTTACATAATGGAATGTCAGTGCTCGTGGCCAGCTGCCCAGCTGGCTAACGAAAGGCATTTGTAAATGGGTTTACTAATGGATCTGGGATGTACATCCCAGTGCATCTCCCTCATTCAGGCTCTAGTACAGTGCATGAGTGAAAGCAGCATGTCAGTACCAATGGCCTATCAGCTCCCTTGAATGTTCCTATGGTCATAACTATCATGGGATGGGGGAAGAGATGAGCAAAAAAAATGAGTGCAGAATACCCCAAAAGTAGAATCTGTGTTATCTGCCTTTTGTAGACCACTGGTTCAGGTGACATGGCATTCGCTGCTCCATTAGAAAGGAAAGTTGCAACATGTCAGCTTCTGGACCTCAAGGCTGCCGTGTTCGTGCTGTTGTGTTTCAGTCATACCACTGTCTAGATCTCCCTGCTGTGCTAGGTCCTGTACAAACACAGGATAAGAACATATCCTATTGTGTTCACTGTCTAATTAGTCAAGGCAAGCTGTGGAAGGAGAAACAAAACTGAAGTGGCCCaaggccacagagtgggttactGCCAAAGCCAGGGCTAGAACACTGGTTTCCTGACTCCAGTGCCATAGCCAAGCCACACTCCCTGCCACACAAATAACGGAACTGGGGATTATTTACCCTCAAAGACATTCTCCAGACCCAAGATCTTATGGCTGAAGGAAGGTAAGCTTGAAGGGGGTCTCTGTTCTTTACTGCACTGGTTTTGGAACTCACCTCCCTCAGCAATGGGAGAGGATGTCATGTGAGAGGAGATTCCTTTCCCATTGCCATCGGCTGGAAAGCACTGAGAGAGAAAACAGGAAGAATTAGTGCAGGCACTCCAGGATCACGTTCTCTGAATTGTCATCTGACTGTCAGGCATTTCACTAGAGTTATCTAAAGCTCCAAGACCTAAGCCCCGGCCTTTTTGCACTAACTGATGCTTGAATTGTTGGCCACGTTTCCTGGGAAAGCTGTGATAAGCCATAGGCCAACACAGCCAGTTAGCCACAGATTCCAGTACCATAACAGTTGCAGGCTCACTGGAAGAGTGGGAAGCTGGTGATTCTGCCCTGATGAGAGCAAATAGTAGAGCAGGTGCAAAGCAGCTGAGTTCTGTCATCAGCTACCAGCAGGGCTGACTAAAGGGGCCCAGAATTACCTGAGCCACAATCCTCCAGGGTTAACCTGTTGTCTGTGCAGCCTGCAACCCTATAATTACACTGCCccagtctcctcctccctgcctgtgcattagctgtgcccccatccccatcctctgGCTCCCAGACCATCTCACACACTGTCTTGGGGCTGTGGACTGATGGTGGAGGAGTCGGGGTTCTGGATCACCCTGTGCCAAGGGCTCCTGGTAcatgaggcttgggctgcagcagctggaagccAACAAAGGAAGCACGGTGGGCTGAATCTTGATCTATTATTAAGGTGCTGTCTGCATACCACGCTCAAGAGTCTTGGCAGAGTATGAGAGCTGGGCTATGTGGGCATTTGCCCAAACCAGCAGTCCCATCCCTTGGAAATGGGCACAGGGACAGGCAGCcgcaggagcagagctgagcactCAGACTGCAGTAAGTGGGGAAGCCAGAACCGCTCCCAGGCTGGCTAGCTCATGGCACTGGACCCAGCTGTAATGGGACAGGCAGAAGCAGAAATGAACACAGGCTGGGCAGATTTGACAACCAGGTCTTGCTTGGCATATTGcagaggagagggtgagggagggaagttCAGCCCAGACAGGTATTTGAAGTGGGGGAGAGGTGAGATCTGAGAGGCTCCTATGCGTGGGGGTCTTTGTGGGGGAGGTAAGTCCTGAGGCATTTCCTCAGGACTGTCTAAGATATTTTTCCTCTGTGATCATGTCTCATCATCACATTGTTCCTGATACaggcacagcccctgcctccctgccagacagGGTGGGGCTCTTGGGCAGTTGTTTGCTgcaacaaccccccctcccccccacgcgCGGGGCGCACACACCCTCTAGCACAGCAGTAGGGCTTGGTCAGTGCTAGGACAGGGACAGTCAGGGATGTTTGTTTAATTTCCATGGTTACTGTACAGTCCGATTCAATCATCACATTTTTTGTGTGTTGGCCTGactgagagcagcagggaggacaTCTGGACTGGTGGAGGTGAGACTCCAGCCTGGCAGCATCCAGGCAGCTGCTGGAATAAGTTGGATGGGCTGCAAGGTCTTTGCTGTCTGGGGGTTTTGGTCTTTGGCTtgctgctctgggggagggatctTGAGTCAGGCCCCTGCCATGCGCAGGAAGAATTGGCCCTCAGCCTTCTGGTTCTCAGCAGAGAGCTCTGGCCTCTGCCCACGAGGGCTCCCTGTCACTGTTGGGGGAAGAGCTGAGCCATGAGAAGAATTAAATTAATGCAAATGTTTGTACTGGCAGCATCTAGACTGTCTGCATGGGAATGAAGGAGGTCCTCCATGAAGACGGGGCTGTGCTCATGAACCGGGGTAGGGAGGGTATCTgttggcaggcagggctggcagcagttaATGCCATGTTATTCCTGTCACATTTCTCAGTTCAGTAAGATTTGAATGTCAGTTCCCCTTCCTGCATGGTAATGCACAGAGACAACTTGCTCAGTAACTCTGCCCTGGTTAACAAAGTGGGAAAGTCCAGAGCTGTGTCTGCTGTGTCACACACCCCAGAGActccctgcagcatggggcagggcactgaATGTCACCTTTCTTTACTACTATGGGCTAGAAGAGACTTGCATGTTACAAGACCACAGTTCTTTCCTGACAGTCTAATCTTAGGCAAGGTACTTTCATGCTGCCTGTCTCAGTTCCCCTCTCTGGAAAATGGGTCTAACAATACTAACCTTCCCCCACAGGGAAGAGAAGAGTTATTTGCAGGTTGTAGAGTGCCTGGAgaccaggaggaggaaggggatacATATGTCCAGATTAGCAGGCTTTTGCTGCAGTTGTTGACTCCAGACTGGAGTCTGAGTCAGTGACTCCTGGTCTGCACAGCCCCACAGTTAGCAAATCAGCATGCACTCCCCACAGGTAAAATGGAGCAGACCACTGACAGTACAGGAAGGAGGCAGCCTCCCATCAGCTGTGAAAGGTACCTTGTGCCCCATCTTACCGCTGGCTTGGGCCTGATCTCCCGTCTCATTCTTCTCCAGCCAACATGGAGCACGGGCAGCGGGGACTGGACTCGGACcaggtacagcagcagcagctcaaactgCGTGACAGGCAGAAGTTCTTTGAGGAGGTTTTCCAGCATGAGGTGGATTTcttcttccccatgtcccacctgCAAATAGAGCACAGGAGACGTAAGTGCTGGCCAGTGCTGGGGAGGAAGTTGTCTGTGCTGGGCAGTGATGGCGGGGAGGGGTGCGCATGAAAGGACATTACAAAAATTCCTGTTCAGAGCTATGCATGCTAGTTCATATATTGATGCCTCATACTCAGTGCTGCATGGAAAGAACAGTGGTCCTTGCACTGAGGAGCTCCCAGTCCCAACAACCTGGAGGGACAGGAAGCTAGGCAGCACATGTCACACACAGAGAGGGATCAGATACCAGCATGCCATGCACAGGGTTGGCAGCTTACATACCTTGTGGACAGCGCAGAGTCAGATGCCTGGGTACCtcagaaacaaaagcagaattcCTCCCCATGCCTCTTACCAGTGAAATAGAGCTAAGTTTTCAGCACTGACAGCTTGTCACCCTCAGGGCTCTTTCCCCGCTCCTTCGACCAGCCAACCATGCCCCAGAACTGTCCTGGTTCTAGCAGGCATGAAACCAAAGCATACCACAGTGTTTTCTCTGGCACTGTCTTCTCATGTTGCTGGCACGAGGCTGGCCTGAGACTGTTTGCCTGGTGTTAGGAATGACCCCCACCCTGTATTCCCCTGGCTTTCTGGTCTGTCTCTGCAGCTCCCCTAGGCAGCATTTCCTCCATGGAAGTGAACGTGGACATGCTGGAGCAGGTGGACTTGACAGATCTTTCTGACCAAGACACTGTGGACGTATTTCTCAGCTGTGGAGCAGAGGACAACAACATTGCCAGTCCCCTGCCAGGTATGTACAGTCTGAGGATATATGCTCCCTTACCTGCTAGCTGTCTTTTGACCGCAACAGCTCAGCTTTCCAGATCTATTCAATCTCTCCTGTGATTTTCCAGTTCCAAAGGGAAATAGCAAAAAAACTGCCTGCAGCTTTGGCCTGTAGGATCAGAAAGTTCCCGCTTGGCACTGCTCCCTACCAGCACTGCTCCCTACCAAAGCCAGCACCATTGTGGCCTCCAGCAATAGAGGCTGCAGTACAGAAGGGCAAAGTTTTATTTACCTCAAATTTTGTACCATGGATCATAGGGAACAATGCTGTTGTATAAATACCTGTATACACTAcagcctccactgctgggagTAGAGAATTACaggggagtgtggcagggcactgtgtgtgcctgccactttaagggcctggagctggcagccaccaggtgcctgatgagggccgTGGCCCTTTTTGGAATcaagggctgcccatataaacagggcagttcagctgctggaggccaggcaacattgcctggctggagggctgctggtattatctggaggtaagggaggagctgtaggggatggataggaggctcctgggcctgggtatgacctaaaactgcaccctgccaggagtgggtggcctggtggggctctcagtggtgcgggagcccccaggaaatgccaggtcagttatcaccctggtgaaaggcgggtcagggcgccttaacccccagcccccacaaccaggtgggttacccctttgtttgTAGGCCTCAGAGGGCAGACCCctagagagagtgaggggctagagactccGACCTGattgagagagtaccctcgactggcccatgctggggccaggaccaggatggtcaaaagggccaggggcccactgcaagggatgtCCAAGAGCCAGGGGTCTGGGGTCCCGACTGGTCTGGAGGTGGGCCACGGCTGGTAGCCAAAAGTCCCAGGGAGCCCACACcagagaggggaaaatagcttcagggagctagatagccAACTGAAGGTGGGGTAGgttgcctgaatggagggatcttggaggggtcctgatagaaggattctggggcccagtgtggagcCGGTGATGATaagaacacctagatgccatctgtgaggcttgggctgcggtgtaggggaggaatggccccgcagatagcgccccctggcatcggggcagtaaatggacagcctcctgcttaattgacatctattaattaacACCAGGCGTGGCGGACGAGAATGCAGGCAGGTGgaccaggaacaggtgggtgggccatggTTAGATGggccccaagcaggccccctgttacagggaaatagaatcatagaaagttagggttggaagggacctcaggaggtcatctagtccaagcccctgctcaaagcaggaccatccccaactagatcatcccagctaaagctttatttagccaggttttgaaaacctccaagcagACAACccaagcagggcacagggcaaatcggcctgtgtggggccctgcccccagatACAAAGCCGACGggggatttgacagcaggggGCGGGTGCCGAGCGCCCAGacgggaagccagcagcagtgcagactCGCCGCAGCCGCTCCACCCAGATCCACGGGACCCAGGGCGGTTGCCCCAATTCACCTCTCCCTAGGGACGGCCCTGCCTccgaggatggagcttccaccacctctctgggtagcctgttccagtgttttactaccctcctagtgagaaaattcttcctaatatgtaacctaaacttcccttgctgtaacttgagaccattgctccttattcagtcatctgccaccactgagaacagtccagctctatcctcttttgaaccctccttcaggtagttgaaggctgcttttaagtcccctctctgtctcctcttctccaaactaaataagcccagttccttcagtctttctttAGAAGTCATGCaccgcagccccctcaccatttttgtcgccgtccactggactccctccaatttgtccgcattctttctgtagtggggggcccaaaactgaacacaatactccagatgtggcctttccagtgttgaatagaggggaagaatcacttcccttcatgtactggcaacactcctgccattagccttcttggtgacaattgcacactgctggctcatgttcagcttattgtccactgtaacccccatgtccttttctgtggagctgctgcccaaccagtcagcccccagcctgtcctggtgcatgggattgttcttgCACTTCTTAGGGACtgttgcaggactttgcacttgtctttgttgaacctcatgagattccttttggattgcagtcctccaatttgtctaggtcactctgaatcctatagAGAAATAAAGAAGCAAATCAGCTTTTCAAACCAGCAAtcatccctaccctccagcatatcaagaaccctactccccccagcttggtgtcatctgtgaccTTTCAGGATGCAGATGACCTCAGACACCCTTTGCTGAATTTACTTTACAGTGGTGCTGGGTCACTGCATGAGGAGGGAGACCAggactcctttccccccttccacGCTTGCTGCAATGATTCACACAGGGAATGAGTCAAGCCCTTTACCAATAGCTTCTGCCGAGCTCCAGTAAAAGACCTCACACATAACAGCTCCAGGCCAGCTTCCACCAACTAAATAAGGAAAGCTTCACTGCCAAAAAAGTTGGGGAAGGAATGTGAGGCccatgccctgcagccaggctgggatttGGGAATGGGAGCTAGCTAGCTCCTGCTGAAGAGTACAATGGGGTTCCGGGGTCAGTAGCTGATGCTTGTCTGGAGGGAGCCGGCACCTCTCTGTCACAGAAAACCCAGTGATCTTCAGATTCCCCCTTACCCCTGCAAGGTTGTTCTCCCGGCAGGAAAAATTCTTGGCTGTTGCCTCATCTTCTTTCATGCCCAGACTCCTAGGAGCCTTGCACCCCACCCCTGAAATAGTGCAGTGCACAAACCCAGAGCCCTCCACTAACTgggactggcagggctgggggagatgatggggccaggcagagagcCCATCAGGGTCCAGACCTGCCAGTTGTATTTCCTTATTTTGATTCTCCCTGCTTGACAGATCCCAGCCAATGCCCAGATGAGATCACCCTGCAAGTGCCCCACACAACTGAGATCAAATCGCGGATCTCATCCACATCCTCTGCCTCCACAGACCTGAACAGCCTGGACACCAGTGAGGAAGGGGCAGAAACTCCTGTGGTGCAGTCGGATGAGGAGGACCTGCAGGAGGACAACCCTAAACAGCAGGTGGTCAGAAGTTAGCATCAAGCTCCCTGCTCTCTCTTCACCCGGCCACTGCATGGACCTGCCAGCATGAAAGGAAGGCTGCTGGCTGTTTGACTCTCGTAAATCCCAAGCAGTGTCTCCATCCTAAGCCGCTGCCTTCAAGGACTGGAGAtgagttccccctccccctgctagtTCAGCCAAGGGGACAAGAGTGGGGCCCAGAAGAAGAGGGATATCATAGGGTACAGAAATTAACTCTTCAGGCTTTGCTACTAACACTCCTGCTTCACCCACCTAAGCTGCTAAGCTCACCCTGGTTGCAGCTGCACCCAGTCCCTGCAAGGCCCCTCTGCTGGATCTcggcttcccttggcccctctaGACAAACATTTAACAGCAGCCTACAGAGAAATAACACTCCTGTCAAACAAGCAATCAGGGTGTGTGTGTTATTGGAAGAGAGTCATGGGTGCCCAGGAGATGGGGGACATGAGTTGTTTGGCCTTGGAAGGAGC encodes the following:
- the DBNDD2 gene encoding dysbindin domain-containing protein 2 isoform X1: MEHGQRGLDSDQVQQQQLKLRDRQKFFEEVFQHEVDFFFPMSHLQIEHRRPPLGSISSMEVNVDMLEQVDLTDLSDQDTVDVFLSCGAEDNNIASPLPDPSQCPDEITLQVPHTTEIKSRISSTSSASTDLNSLDTSEEGAETPVVQSDEEDLQEDNPKQQVVRS
- the DBNDD2 gene encoding dysbindin domain-containing protein 2 isoform X2, whose product is MEHGQRGLDSDQVQQQQLKLRDRQKFFEEVFQHEVDFFFPMSHLQIEHRRPPLGSISSMEVNVDMLEQVDLTDLSDQDTVDVFLSCGAEDNNIASPLPDLNSLDTSEEGAETPVVQSDEEDLQEDNPKQQVVRS